A single window of Rhodococcus jostii RHA1 DNA harbors:
- a CDS encoding SDR family NAD(P)-dependent oxidoreductase codes for MDSVAVVTGGGRGLGAAIAQQLHDRGYRVAVTDIDSGAAKETAAELDPDGDTAIGVELDVRKRTSFEAVRDRVIAEWGGIDVLVNNAGRSQTGSLMDIAPEEFSDIVEINLNGAFLGCQVFGSYFAEKRYGRIVNIASLAGQNGGTATGAHYAAAKGGVGTLTKVFARELAPSGVTVNAVSPGPLDLPVVRETVPAEKLAAILTTIPVGTLGSPDFIAETVALLASPTAASVTGACWDVNGGLYMR; via the coding sequence GTGGATTCTGTCGCAGTAGTCACCGGCGGCGGACGCGGCCTCGGTGCCGCGATCGCACAGCAATTGCACGACCGCGGATACCGCGTCGCGGTCACGGACATCGACAGCGGTGCCGCGAAAGAGACTGCGGCGGAGCTGGATCCGGACGGCGACACGGCCATCGGCGTGGAACTGGACGTTCGGAAGAGGACGAGTTTCGAAGCCGTCCGTGACCGGGTGATCGCGGAGTGGGGCGGCATCGACGTCCTCGTCAACAATGCCGGCCGGTCGCAGACGGGCTCCTTGATGGACATCGCGCCGGAGGAATTCTCCGACATCGTCGAGATCAACCTCAACGGGGCCTTTCTCGGCTGCCAGGTGTTCGGAAGCTACTTCGCCGAGAAGCGATACGGCAGAATCGTCAACATCGCGTCGCTGGCGGGACAGAACGGTGGCACGGCGACCGGCGCGCACTACGCCGCGGCCAAGGGCGGCGTCGGCACACTGACCAAGGTCTTCGCACGCGAACTCGCCCCGTCGGGTGTCACGGTGAACGCGGTCTCCCCGGGACCGCTGGACCTGCCGGTCGTGCGCGAGACGGTGCCCGCGGAGAAGCTGGCCGCCATCCTCACAACGATTCCGGTGGGCACCCTGGGCTCGCCCGATTTCATTGCCGAGACCGTTGCCCTGCTCGCATCGCCGACGGCCGCGTCGGTCACGGGTGCCTGCTGGGACGTCAACGGCGGCCTGTACATGCGCTGA
- a CDS encoding DUF5134 domain-containing protein, with amino-acid sequence MFEIPAVHAAMLVGAVGAIVPMWRAHGTDCRVRIAHGAMAVSMVAMMIPGVPAGIHLLGGAVLIALAVFVTGETMHRRTAVPCAVDLTAMGVLLLLAPTSAPAPAASAPVPSGHHHGGAGFSTGLLPLLVLVCWALLTLHLFRSTPRRERRSGVRTAAAGSALMILGMAPMAV; translated from the coding sequence ATGTTCGAGATCCCTGCCGTGCACGCGGCGATGCTCGTCGGAGCGGTCGGCGCGATCGTGCCGATGTGGCGGGCACACGGCACGGACTGCCGGGTGCGCATCGCGCACGGCGCGATGGCGGTGTCCATGGTCGCGATGATGATCCCCGGCGTGCCGGCGGGGATTCACCTGCTGGGGGGTGCCGTCCTCATCGCCCTCGCCGTGTTCGTCACCGGTGAGACCATGCACCGCCGGACCGCCGTGCCCTGCGCGGTGGACCTCACCGCCATGGGGGTGCTGCTGCTCCTGGCCCCGACGTCCGCTCCCGCCCCGGCGGCGTCGGCGCCGGTGCCGTCGGGCCACCACCACGGTGGCGCTGGATTCTCGACGGGCTTGCTCCCACTCCTCGTGCTCGTGTGCTGGGCACTGTTGACACTGCATCTCTTTCGCTCCACCCCGCGCCGCGAGCGCCGGTCCGGCGTCAGGACCGCGGCGGCGGGATCCGCACTGATGATCCTGGGCATGGCCCCCATGGCCGTCTGA
- a CDS encoding amidohydrolase produces the protein MSYADAVYIHGKVFTVDANFTITTALAVRDGLVHAVGSDAEIETLIGPDTVVTDLGGKTILPGINDSHLHAIAYGLDTPPLSLDVSFPAVRSIADVRELVREAAAAAEDGEWIIGTGWDDGYLDECLAEAGRTPNRWDLDEVSPNNPVFLQDFSRHTSWVNSAALALAGVDETTPLPPGSLMPVGEDGLLTGIVMEGAQALVQRVLPALTRERREEALRSAISILQSEGITSFTDPAIGPGGEALAGGAMGAEGLAVYADLAIRGELGARVNLLLLPTGMSGSAEDFGQNLANIDVPESVDPKMFRVLGVKVFADGIPPSKTAWMHEEYIGGGCGSLCVGGDTDERQVYEVTEMVRIGHEAGYQIGVHVTGDRAIDTVADAIIAAQNAHPREDARHYLIHGDFISEATLKRLAENGIGVNMNPTIKWTIADLEVGVVGTERAAYEWPYRSAVESGVHLMSSSDAPVTPPDWRQGISTMILRESKASGAVSGPDQCIGLADAVRTYTINAAWQDFAEDWKGSLEAGKVADLCILDGDLETIDPHDIPAMQVVATVLGGEVVFQRVAESVA, from the coding sequence ATGAGTTACGCCGATGCCGTCTACATCCACGGCAAGGTCTTCACCGTCGACGCGAATTTCACGATCACCACCGCCCTCGCGGTGCGTGACGGACTCGTCCACGCGGTGGGCAGCGATGCAGAGATCGAAACCCTGATCGGACCGGACACCGTGGTCACGGACCTCGGGGGGAAGACGATCCTCCCGGGTATCAACGACTCGCACCTGCACGCCATCGCCTACGGGCTCGACACCCCGCCGCTGTCGCTGGACGTGTCGTTTCCTGCTGTCCGGTCGATCGCGGACGTCCGTGAACTCGTGCGGGAGGCCGCCGCTGCGGCCGAGGACGGCGAGTGGATCATCGGAACCGGCTGGGACGACGGGTATCTCGACGAGTGCCTCGCCGAGGCCGGTCGGACGCCGAACCGTTGGGATCTCGACGAGGTGTCCCCGAACAATCCCGTGTTCCTGCAGGACTTCTCGCGGCACACGTCGTGGGTGAACAGCGCGGCGCTGGCGCTCGCCGGGGTGGACGAGACCACGCCGCTCCCGCCAGGCAGCCTCATGCCCGTCGGCGAGGACGGCCTGCTGACCGGCATCGTCATGGAGGGTGCGCAGGCCCTCGTGCAGCGTGTTCTCCCGGCCCTCACCCGGGAGCGCCGGGAGGAGGCACTCCGCTCGGCGATCTCGATCCTGCAGAGCGAGGGCATCACCAGCTTCACCGATCCCGCGATCGGCCCCGGCGGCGAGGCCCTCGCCGGTGGGGCGATGGGCGCCGAGGGTCTCGCGGTGTACGCCGATCTCGCCATCCGCGGAGAACTGGGCGCCCGCGTCAACCTTCTCCTCCTGCCCACCGGAATGTCCGGATCTGCAGAGGATTTCGGACAGAACCTCGCGAACATCGACGTTCCGGAATCGGTGGACCCGAAAATGTTCCGGGTTCTCGGGGTGAAGGTGTTCGCCGACGGCATCCCGCCGAGCAAGACCGCGTGGATGCACGAGGAGTACATCGGCGGCGGCTGCGGCTCCCTCTGCGTCGGCGGCGACACCGACGAGCGTCAGGTGTACGAGGTGACCGAGATGGTCCGCATCGGCCACGAGGCCGGCTACCAGATCGGTGTGCACGTCACCGGTGACCGTGCCATCGACACCGTCGCCGACGCGATCATCGCCGCGCAGAACGCGCACCCCCGCGAGGATGCCCGGCACTACCTGATCCACGGCGACTTCATCAGCGAAGCTACCCTGAAGCGACTGGCCGAGAACGGCATCGGCGTCAACATGAACCCTACGATCAAGTGGACGATCGCCGACCTGGAGGTCGGGGTGGTCGGGACCGAACGAGCCGCCTACGAATGGCCGTATCGCAGCGCCGTCGAATCCGGGGTGCACCTGATGAGCAGTTCCGATGCACCGGTCACACCGCCCGATTGGCGTCAGGGCATCTCGACGATGATCCTGCGCGAGAGCAAGGCCAGCGGTGCGGTGAGCGGGCCCGACCAGTGCATCGGCCTCGCCGACGCCGTCCGCACCTACACGATCAACGCGGCCTGGCAGGACTTCGCCGAGGACTGGAAGGGATCCCTCGAGGCCGGCAAGGTGGCCGACCTGTGCATCCTCGACGGCGACCTCGAGACCATCGACCCGCACGACATCCCGGCAATGCAGGTCGTCGCCACCGTGCTGGGTGGGGAGGTCGTGTTCCAGCGCGTCGCCGAAAGCGTCGCGTAA
- a CDS encoding nuclear transport factor 2 family protein codes for MHSTTAAELVESRAAVHRVMCRYMELCDVPSVAFSVEELASLFTPDAVWEGIGTEYAHKFGTRRGLPEIVGMLTAYLPPNSHFRANVHLLGNEQIEVDGPEAQGRWIMQQLSRYEDGSAELLVARITAECEVRGGTARIKHFTTEKLFVTRLDEATRLLESNGKRT; via the coding sequence ATGCACTCTACGACCGCGGCCGAGCTCGTCGAGAGCCGTGCGGCCGTGCACCGCGTGATGTGCCGCTACATGGAACTGTGCGATGTTCCCTCCGTGGCGTTTTCGGTCGAGGAACTCGCCTCGCTGTTCACACCCGACGCGGTGTGGGAAGGCATCGGTACCGAGTACGCGCACAAGTTCGGCACGCGTCGGGGCCTGCCGGAGATCGTCGGAATGCTCACCGCGTACCTTCCACCGAACTCCCATTTCCGCGCAAATGTGCACTTGCTCGGCAATGAGCAGATCGAGGTGGACGGCCCCGAGGCCCAGGGGCGGTGGATCATGCAGCAGCTGTCGCGATACGAGGACGGATCGGCCGAACTGCTCGTCGCCCGCATCACCGCCGAGTGTGAGGTCCGGGGCGGTACCGCCCGAATCAAGCACTTCACGACCGAGAAGCTGTTCGTCACTCGCCTCGACGAGGCGACACGACTGCTCGAATCGAATGGAAAGAGAACGTGA
- a CDS encoding aromatic-ring-hydroxylating dioxygenase subunit beta: MSTDLMTAQLADTRVLQAIELIWHEAALLDAKDYQTWDALWTDEGRYVIPIDPDTDDFDGSLNMVNDDTRMRRMRIERLTSGYSMSALAAARTVRTVSRFTVEERTEDSITVRSAQILVGFKRDDQQTLAADVTHRVRYTESGPRLDLKVIRLVNSQAAVNASGYLL, translated from the coding sequence ATGAGCACTGACCTGATGACCGCCCAACTCGCCGACACCCGCGTACTGCAGGCGATCGAACTCATCTGGCACGAAGCGGCCCTCCTCGACGCCAAGGACTACCAGACCTGGGACGCCCTCTGGACCGACGAAGGCCGGTACGTCATCCCCATCGACCCGGACACCGACGACTTCGACGGATCGCTGAACATGGTCAACGACGACACTCGCATGCGGCGCATGCGTATCGAACGCCTGACCTCCGGCTACTCGATGTCCGCGCTCGCCGCCGCCCGGACGGTCCGCACCGTCTCGCGGTTCACGGTCGAGGAACGGACCGAGGACTCGATCACGGTGAGGTCTGCGCAGATCCTCGTGGGCTTCAAGCGCGACGACCAGCAGACCCTCGCCGCCGACGTCACGCACCGCGTTCGCTACACCGAGAGCGGGCCGCGGTTGGACCTCAAGGTCATCCGGCTCGTCAACTCCCAGGCAGCGGTCAACGCCTCCGGCTACCTACTCTGA
- a CDS encoding PDR/VanB family oxidoreductase has translation MSMFTVTVTDIVEETPDIKSFRVVRTDGSPFDPYPAGAHIDILGPTEVLTQYSLCSPPHESESYVVAVKRETGPRGGSAALHDRVRIGSELQISRPRTLLTLAEDADRHILVAAGIGLTPMLSLAFALHRRRQQFDLHYFARTRAQAAFVDLLESADFRRDVHLHFGLTRDDQLCALEKIVADASAATHVYTCGPEGFMDRVRGLAEPAVGEDAVHFEHFEAATPVATGSDTAFEVELDTGEVFEVPAGKSIADVLEENDIGIDTSCREGICGTCVLDVLEGEPDHRDNCLTKSERKAGDRIAACVSRAKSDRLVVELP, from the coding sequence ATGAGCATGTTCACTGTCACTGTCACGGACATTGTCGAGGAAACGCCGGACATCAAGTCGTTCCGGGTTGTTCGGACGGACGGGTCACCGTTCGACCCGTACCCGGCCGGCGCCCACATCGACATTCTCGGTCCCACCGAGGTCCTCACCCAATACTCGCTGTGCAGCCCGCCGCACGAGTCCGAATCGTACGTTGTCGCCGTCAAACGCGAGACCGGCCCGCGCGGTGGCTCGGCCGCGCTGCACGATCGTGTGAGGATCGGCAGCGAGTTGCAGATCAGCCGGCCCCGCACACTGCTCACGCTCGCCGAAGACGCGGACCGGCACATCCTCGTCGCGGCGGGGATAGGGCTGACCCCGATGCTCAGTCTGGCGTTCGCGTTGCACCGGCGGAGACAGCAGTTCGACCTGCACTACTTCGCGCGGACGAGGGCGCAGGCCGCGTTCGTCGACCTGCTGGAGAGCGCGGATTTCCGCCGGGACGTGCACCTGCACTTCGGCCTGACGAGGGACGATCAGCTCTGCGCGCTCGAGAAGATCGTGGCGGACGCGTCGGCCGCCACCCACGTCTACACCTGCGGCCCCGAAGGTTTCATGGATCGGGTCCGCGGGCTGGCCGAACCCGCGGTCGGTGAAGACGCGGTCCACTTCGAACACTTCGAGGCGGCGACGCCTGTAGCGACCGGGTCGGACACGGCGTTCGAGGTGGAACTCGACACGGGCGAGGTGTTCGAAGTGCCTGCCGGAAAATCCATCGCCGACGTACTCGAAGAGAACGACATCGGGATCGACACGTCCTGCAGGGAGGGTATCTGCGGCACATGCGTCCTGGACGTGCTGGAGGGCGAACCCGACCACCGCGACAATTGCCTCACCAAGAGTGAGAGAAAGGCGGGAGACAGAATTGCCGCGTGTGTGTCGCGCGCGAAATCCGACCGGCTCGTCGTCGAACTTCCCTGA
- a CDS encoding PAS domain-containing sensor histidine kinase, with protein MSDLAPSDYERLVESLRYCVLVHDAATKDILWANRAASELLEFTVEELKPLKAPDMSSPAKRYRRSVGRRWLQEAVDNGAAVIEWAYRAKSGREVLTEAIAIRVELNARTVVMVQFRDIEQETSMRRDLTRTEADLTRTEARLAAFLRNMAEGILVLDDDSRITYASEAASELLKVPVASLVGERFTEFCRAGQSRESVRRALELTTADGGSQSLRYEVELTPGERRWHAGSCQHIGIENDLSGHLLLFHDVTEHVRTEQEHERDSQYLNYLARYNAMGDMAMAIAHELAQPLAAATNFIAGTQSRLDDGRSGHDEVSWGLGEARKQIDRANQIVRSLREYVTQLEESQQIVDLNDIVDECAYFIDIRARQKGVHVEYLRAHDTVAVVCERVLTGQVILNLCFNAIDEMAEWPAADRIVTVRTDITETEGVVSVEDHGKGLSHIPDGRIFDGAFTSKSTGHGIGLALSHRIISRQGGTLTARENDPHGAVFTFTLPADPNR; from the coding sequence TTGTCCGATCTCGCGCCGTCCGACTACGAACGACTCGTCGAGTCCCTTCGCTACTGCGTCCTGGTCCACGATGCGGCCACCAAGGACATCCTCTGGGCGAACCGGGCGGCGTCCGAACTGCTCGAGTTCACGGTCGAAGAGCTCAAACCGCTCAAGGCGCCCGATATGAGTTCCCCGGCGAAGCGGTACCGCAGGTCGGTGGGACGGCGGTGGCTGCAGGAGGCCGTCGACAACGGGGCGGCGGTCATCGAATGGGCGTATCGCGCGAAGAGCGGGCGAGAAGTCCTGACGGAGGCGATCGCGATCCGGGTCGAGTTGAATGCCCGGACCGTGGTGATGGTGCAGTTCCGCGACATCGAGCAGGAAACGTCGATGCGCCGCGACCTCACTCGCACCGAGGCCGACCTCACCCGTACCGAGGCCCGGCTGGCCGCGTTCCTGCGGAACATGGCCGAAGGAATCCTCGTCCTGGACGACGACAGCCGGATCACGTATGCGAGCGAGGCGGCGTCGGAGCTCCTGAAGGTTCCGGTGGCATCGCTTGTCGGCGAACGCTTCACGGAATTCTGCCGGGCGGGTCAGTCACGGGAGAGCGTGCGACGCGCCCTGGAACTGACGACCGCCGACGGGGGTTCCCAGAGCCTGCGCTACGAGGTGGAACTGACACCCGGCGAGCGCCGGTGGCATGCGGGGAGCTGCCAGCACATCGGTATCGAGAACGATCTGAGCGGCCACCTCCTGCTCTTCCACGACGTCACCGAACACGTCCGCACCGAGCAGGAGCACGAACGGGACTCGCAGTACCTCAATTACCTGGCCCGCTACAACGCGATGGGCGACATGGCCATGGCCATCGCCCACGAGTTGGCCCAGCCGCTCGCGGCCGCCACCAATTTCATCGCCGGTACGCAGAGCCGCCTCGACGACGGCCGGAGCGGTCACGACGAGGTGAGCTGGGGCCTCGGGGAGGCGCGCAAGCAGATCGACCGGGCCAATCAGATCGTCCGGAGTCTGCGTGAATACGTGACACAACTCGAGGAGTCCCAGCAGATCGTCGATCTCAACGACATCGTCGACGAATGCGCGTATTTCATCGACATCCGGGCGCGGCAGAAGGGAGTTCACGTCGAGTACCTCCGGGCGCACGACACGGTTGCCGTCGTGTGCGAACGTGTGCTCACCGGGCAGGTCATTCTGAACCTGTGTTTCAACGCCATCGACGAGATGGCGGAATGGCCGGCAGCCGACCGCATCGTGACGGTACGCACCGACATCACCGAGACGGAGGGCGTCGTGAGCGTCGAGGACCACGGCAAGGGTCTCTCGCACATCCCGGACGGCCGAATCTTCGACGGCGCGTTCACCTCGAAGTCCACGGGTCACGGAATCGGGCTCGCGCTGAGCCACCGCATCATCTCCCGCCAGGGCGGGACACTCACCGCGCGCGAGAACGATCCGCACGGGGCGGTCTTCACGTTTACGTTGCCCGCCGATCCGAACCGTTGA
- a CDS encoding acyl-CoA dehydrogenase family protein — protein MTNAPTLDTTDAAANGTLSFEDVLEHVALRREEFARQKFVPRDMIDEFKQIGIYRAATPRQFGGDALPPSEFLRMIERISAVDASAGWVASFGSALVYLAALPLATQAELYKDSPDLVFAGGLFPVQPAEQVPGGLKIHGQWKFASGCKGADILGVGIRGGDSTAGKPRTALLWPKDVEIVENWDVVGLSGTGSHELKVHGVVVPEDWTFIRGGTPTVDEPLYRYPSIAYAAQVLAVVNLGVGRAALDYAIKVGAGRTGITGAPKLADRAYYRIDLAKAEATLRSARAFFYEVTDEAYATVVAGDPVPDKLAALLRLSSTHVAKAGASAVHTAFQLSGTGAIYDGNAMQRYMREALVPPQHAFLGDGIYDSAGAVLMDIPPFPGFI, from the coding sequence ATGACCAACGCACCGACCCTCGACACGACAGATGCCGCCGCGAACGGGACGCTGTCATTCGAGGACGTCCTCGAGCACGTCGCATTGCGGCGGGAAGAGTTCGCTCGCCAGAAGTTCGTGCCTCGCGACATGATCGACGAGTTCAAGCAGATCGGCATCTACCGCGCGGCGACACCCCGCCAATTCGGCGGCGACGCGCTCCCCCCGAGCGAGTTTCTGCGGATGATCGAACGCATCTCCGCGGTGGACGCGTCGGCGGGCTGGGTTGCCAGCTTCGGCTCCGCGCTCGTCTACCTGGCGGCACTGCCGCTCGCGACGCAGGCGGAGTTGTACAAGGACAGCCCCGACCTCGTCTTCGCGGGCGGGCTGTTCCCGGTGCAACCCGCCGAACAGGTGCCCGGAGGTCTGAAGATTCACGGGCAGTGGAAATTCGCCAGCGGATGCAAGGGCGCCGACATTCTCGGCGTCGGGATTCGCGGCGGCGACTCCACGGCGGGGAAGCCTCGCACCGCCCTGCTGTGGCCGAAGGACGTCGAGATCGTCGAGAACTGGGACGTGGTCGGTCTGTCGGGTACCGGAAGCCACGAACTGAAGGTCCACGGCGTCGTCGTACCCGAGGACTGGACGTTCATCCGGGGCGGGACCCCCACCGTCGACGAACCCCTCTACCGCTACCCCTCCATCGCGTACGCCGCCCAGGTCCTGGCCGTCGTCAATCTCGGAGTGGGCCGTGCTGCGCTCGACTACGCGATCAAGGTCGGAGCGGGACGCACGGGAATCACCGGAGCGCCCAAGCTCGCCGATCGCGCCTACTATCGCATCGACCTGGCCAAGGCGGAAGCGACACTGAGGTCCGCCCGTGCCTTCTTCTACGAGGTCACCGACGAGGCGTACGCCACGGTGGTCGCCGGCGACCCCGTCCCGGACAAGCTTGCGGCACTTCTTCGCCTGTCCTCGACGCACGTGGCCAAGGCGGGCGCGTCCGCCGTGCACACCGCATTCCAGTTGTCGGGCACCGGCGCGATCTACGACGGCAACGCGATGCAGCGGTACATGCGCGAGGCCCTGGTCCCGCCGCAGCACGCCTTCCTCGGCGACGGCATCTACGACAGCGCCGGTGCGGTGCTCATGGACATCCCGCCGTTCCCCGGCTTCATCTGA
- a CDS encoding aromatic ring-hydroxylating oxygenase subunit alpha, with product MTTSLDPTNFADLATDDRVDGSLYTDPDMFEVELERIFYRTWVWVAHESEIPEAGSYKMATIGRQPVIVNRDRKGNFNVLLNRCRHRGASVCEVPKGKANGFTCPYHSWSYALDGRLRGIPYPDGYDENLDKKDLPLQSLRVESYAGMIFASFNPDVEPLDDFLGDAKVWMDLFMKQGAGYPVKTQGEHCFRFRGNWKIQLENTTDGYHFPIVHRSWMSSVDAETADMLSFMTDDNAVTHALGNGHSVAIMVPEHVDLDHDDGTEKIQARFDHIVEELSKTMPADKVRRIVRSMHGAGFNLNIFPNVAMSMSFFRVLRPISVDETEIRHIALGMDGGPEIVNRERLRIHEHFQGPFGFGSPDDSEAWDRVQRGSRGAPGMPIMVNRGLGREALDSDGHRTSHVTDETGMREAYAMWKRMMTDEH from the coding sequence ATGACCACTTCGCTGGATCCCACCAACTTCGCGGACCTCGCCACGGACGACCGCGTGGACGGATCGCTGTACACCGACCCCGATATGTTCGAGGTGGAACTCGAGCGGATCTTCTACCGCACCTGGGTATGGGTTGCCCACGAGAGCGAGATCCCCGAGGCCGGAAGCTACAAGATGGCGACCATCGGCCGGCAACCGGTGATCGTCAACCGCGACCGCAAGGGAAACTTCAACGTCCTGCTGAACCGGTGCCGCCACCGCGGGGCCAGCGTCTGCGAGGTCCCCAAGGGCAAAGCGAACGGGTTCACCTGCCCGTATCACAGCTGGTCGTATGCCCTCGACGGTCGTCTGCGCGGAATTCCGTACCCCGACGGTTACGACGAGAACCTCGACAAGAAGGACCTCCCCCTCCAGAGTCTGCGGGTGGAGTCGTACGCCGGCATGATCTTCGCCAGCTTCAACCCCGACGTCGAACCCCTCGACGACTTCCTCGGCGACGCGAAGGTGTGGATGGACCTGTTCATGAAGCAGGGCGCCGGATACCCCGTCAAGACGCAGGGCGAACATTGCTTCCGCTTCCGCGGGAACTGGAAGATCCAGTTGGAGAACACCACCGACGGATACCACTTCCCGATCGTGCACCGGTCCTGGATGTCCTCCGTCGACGCCGAGACCGCCGACATGCTCTCCTTCATGACCGACGACAACGCCGTCACCCACGCTCTCGGAAACGGCCACAGCGTCGCGATCATGGTCCCGGAGCACGTCGACCTGGACCACGACGACGGCACCGAGAAGATTCAGGCGCGTTTCGACCACATCGTCGAAGAACTGTCGAAGACGATGCCCGCCGACAAGGTCCGCCGCATCGTCCGCTCCATGCACGGCGCCGGGTTCAACCTGAACATCTTCCCCAACGTCGCGATGTCGATGTCGTTCTTCCGGGTGCTGCGACCGATCTCCGTCGACGAGACCGAGATCCGGCACATCGCCCTCGGCATGGACGGCGGACCGGAGATCGTCAACCGCGAACGCCTCCGCATCCACGAACATTTCCAGGGCCCGTTCGGGTTCGGCAGCCCCGACGATTCCGAGGCCTGGGACCGGGTCCAACGCGGGTCCCGCGGCGCACCCGGAATGCCGATCATGGTGAACCGCGGTCTGGGTCGTGAAGCGCTCGACAGCGACGGACACCGCACCTCGCACGTCACCGACGAAACCGGGATGCGCGAGGCCTACGCAATGTGGAAGAGGATGATGACCGATGAGCACTGA
- a CDS encoding APC family permease has product MSDTTTGSGAGKLRGSIGVVGIVFLVIAAAAPLTAIGGALPVMIAIGNGAGAPTAYLIAALVLLVFSVGYAAMSSHMVDTGAFYAYVAKGLGESCGLGAAGLALLTYTAIQAAVYGLAAATIQGLVVQYGGPDLPWWMWALVLIALVAVLGYRSIDLGAKVLGVLLVLEIGIILALSFGVLVRGGAAGIDFASFTPTSFFSGSPGVALMFAIASFIGFEATAIYGEEARNPRRTIPIATYAAVIVIGLVYALASWAVVLAFGSDNVSAAAAADPAGLTFAAAAQFLGGPAADVMAIMLVTSLFAALLAFHNAISRYVFALARKGAAPRALSRTHAKHGSPHIGSVAQTISATVVVGVFALVGADPVLELFTWMAGLATVSILVLMVLTSVAIIAFFARTRLDTRLWHTRIAPVLGCVGLVAVTGLVLDNFTTLIGGSELLADILLAVIALFFVAGLVVARVTRQSRADVGQRRELTPTI; this is encoded by the coding sequence ATGTCTGACACCACCACGGGTTCGGGAGCCGGCAAGTTACGCGGATCCATCGGCGTCGTCGGGATCGTCTTCCTCGTCATCGCCGCGGCGGCGCCGCTGACCGCGATCGGCGGCGCTCTGCCCGTCATGATCGCGATCGGCAACGGCGCGGGCGCCCCGACCGCCTACCTCATCGCCGCACTGGTCCTGCTCGTCTTCAGCGTCGGATATGCGGCGATGAGCAGCCACATGGTCGACACCGGCGCGTTCTACGCCTACGTCGCCAAGGGGCTGGGCGAATCGTGTGGGCTCGGCGCGGCCGGCCTCGCTCTGCTGACCTACACCGCCATCCAGGCCGCCGTATACGGTCTGGCCGCCGCTACGATTCAGGGCCTGGTGGTCCAGTACGGCGGACCCGACCTGCCGTGGTGGATGTGGGCGCTGGTACTCATCGCTCTCGTGGCCGTGCTCGGATACCGCAGCATCGACCTCGGCGCCAAGGTCCTGGGGGTGCTCCTCGTGCTCGAGATCGGCATCATCCTCGCGCTGTCCTTCGGCGTGCTGGTGCGGGGCGGGGCCGCGGGTATCGACTTCGCGTCGTTCACCCCGACGTCGTTCTTCAGCGGATCTCCCGGTGTCGCATTGATGTTCGCAATCGCGTCGTTCATCGGCTTCGAGGCGACCGCGATCTACGGCGAGGAGGCCCGCAACCCCCGGCGCACGATTCCGATCGCGACGTACGCCGCCGTGATCGTCATCGGACTGGTGTATGCGCTGGCGAGCTGGGCGGTGGTGCTCGCGTTCGGCAGCGACAACGTCTCGGCGGCGGCCGCCGCCGACCCTGCCGGGCTGACGTTCGCCGCTGCCGCGCAGTTCCTGGGCGGACCCGCGGCCGATGTCATGGCGATCATGCTTGTGACCAGCCTGTTCGCCGCGCTCCTGGCCTTCCACAACGCCATCTCCCGGTACGTGTTCGCCCTCGCCCGCAAGGGCGCGGCACCGCGCGCACTGTCCCGCACCCACGCCAAGCACGGTTCCCCGCATATCGGCTCGGTCGCCCAGACGATCTCCGCGACGGTGGTCGTGGGGGTGTTCGCGCTCGTCGGCGCGGACCCGGTGCTGGAACTGTTCACCTGGATGGCGGGTCTGGCCACCGTGAGCATCCTGGTGCTGATGGTGCTCACCAGCGTCGCGATCATCGCGTTCTTCGCCCGCACCCGGCTGGATACCCGGCTCTGGCACACTCGCATCGCTCCGGTGCTCGGATGCGTGGGCCTGGTGGCCGTCACCGGGTTGGTGCTCGACAACTTCACCACGCTGATCGGCGGGTCGGAACTGCTCGCAGACATCCTGCTGGCCGTGATCGCTCTGTTCTTCGTCGCCGGACTGGTCGTCGCCCGGGTCACCCGGCAGAGCCGGGCGGATGTCGGGCAGCGTCGCGAACTCACCCCCACGATCTGA